The Primulina eburnea isolate SZY01 chromosome 13, ASM2296580v1, whole genome shotgun sequence genome includes a region encoding these proteins:
- the LOC140810941 gene encoding protein transport protein Sec61 subunit gamma-1-like has product MDALDSVFDPLREFSKDSIRLVKRCHKPDRKEFTKVATRTAIGFVVMGFVGFFVKLIFIPINNIIVGAS; this is encoded by the exons ATGGATGCTTTGGATTCAGTTTTCGATCCACTCAGGGAATTCTCCAAGGACAGCATTCGTCTTGTCAAGCGGTGCCACAAGCCTGACCGCAAGG AATTCACGAAGGTTGCTACTCGAACTGCGATCGGTTTCGTCGTGATGGGATTTGTTGGATTTTTCGTCAAGTTGATTTTCATCCCCATAAACAATATCATCGTGGGTGCTTCCTGA